One window from the genome of Sandaracinaceae bacterium encodes:
- a CDS encoding DUF1328 domain-containing protein, with amino-acid sequence MLKFALAFFVVALIAAFFGFGGVAGASAGIAKLLFIGFVVLAVVALVAGLVRRT; translated from the coding sequence CTGCTCAAGTTTGCCCTCGCGTTCTTCGTCGTCGCCCTGATCGCGGCCTTCTTCGGCTTCGGCGGGGTCGCGGGCGCGTCCGCTGGCATCGCGAAGCTGCTCTTCATCGGCTTCGTGGTCCTGGCCGTCGTGGCCCTCGTCGCGGGCCTCGTCCGCCGCACCTGA
- a CDS encoding helicase-related protein — MILPIDALREEVLSAVERAPLVLAAPTGSGKSTQVPRWLPGRVIVVEPRRVACRSLAARVAELEGAKLGGEIGYVVRDDVRASADTRVRFVTPGVALRDLEALERADHVILDELHERRLDVDLLLGLLGRRARGLTVMSATLDGERVAAHLDGVYLEGTGRLHPVETRYLGSGAQLPEGKDLTERVVSALARAADDPGDVLVFLPGRAEIAACADAIRGPFEVVPLHGSLSLDEQGRAFRQTQRRKVVLATNVAETSVTIPGIGVVIDAGLVRRTRYHKGRGHLTLSPIAMDSAEQRAGRAGRTGPGVAYRLWSEAAILEPRTPPEVHRESLVPMVLAAAAAGRRLRDLPLLDAPKDYALDAAEEELAALGALDEAGALTALGRELFQQPLDAPHARLLIEAQKEPALLGDVIDLVSALAVGRPLFSWRPEDPADDLRESGCDVTAVLRAMREGDPRRHGLNAWVLGEARRNAKRLRKAHRVDPEETRIDRRALAMLFLRADPRLAHVARRRKRRVAFSNGGTEVELGRESAAQAAEEKLEAILALDERAIGVGKRDTRVFVTCAMPAPLAWLRDAGLGRDRLAGVKLARRKVVATVERVYAKKVLDEREESPKGALARRAVAKLILEGRMLRGARQAIEERLTQKALAQRLAAAGFEVSGVPIEVDDAPVPTLEDHLRARIAELGLETGEDAQLLSVDDLLPDALPEWIRDLLDERYPRRVDLGDAGYEVDYDLDRRQVLLRMVRGTRTKPPPLSYLPKFEGFKICVETRRGMHVVRARG; from the coding sequence TTGATCCTCCCGATCGACGCCCTCCGCGAGGAGGTGCTGTCGGCCGTGGAGCGCGCCCCGCTCGTGCTCGCCGCGCCGACGGGCAGCGGCAAATCCACGCAGGTCCCTCGATGGCTGCCGGGGCGGGTGATCGTCGTGGAGCCGCGCCGCGTGGCGTGCCGGAGCCTGGCGGCCCGGGTCGCGGAGCTCGAAGGGGCGAAGCTCGGCGGGGAGATCGGCTACGTGGTGCGCGACGACGTGCGCGCCTCGGCCGACACCCGGGTCCGCTTCGTCACGCCGGGCGTGGCGCTGCGGGATCTGGAGGCGCTCGAGCGCGCCGACCACGTGATCCTGGACGAGCTGCACGAGCGGCGGCTGGACGTGGATCTCCTGCTCGGCCTGCTCGGTCGGCGCGCGCGCGGGCTGACCGTGATGAGCGCCACCCTGGACGGAGAGCGGGTCGCGGCGCACCTCGACGGCGTCTACCTCGAGGGCACGGGGCGCCTGCATCCGGTCGAGACGCGTTACCTCGGGAGCGGGGCGCAGCTGCCGGAGGGGAAGGACCTGACCGAGCGCGTGGTGAGCGCCCTCGCGCGCGCGGCGGACGATCCGGGGGACGTGCTGGTGTTCTTGCCGGGCCGCGCCGAGATCGCCGCCTGCGCCGACGCCATCCGCGGCCCCTTCGAGGTGGTCCCGCTGCACGGGAGCCTGAGCCTCGACGAGCAGGGCCGGGCCTTCCGCCAGACCCAGCGCCGCAAGGTCGTGCTCGCGACCAACGTCGCGGAGACCAGCGTGACCATCCCCGGCATCGGCGTGGTCATCGACGCCGGGCTCGTGCGCCGTACGCGTTATCACAAGGGTCGTGGCCATCTCACGCTCTCGCCGATCGCGATGGACAGCGCCGAGCAGCGCGCGGGCCGCGCGGGCCGGACGGGGCCGGGCGTGGCCTACCGGCTCTGGAGCGAGGCGGCGATCCTCGAGCCGCGCACGCCGCCGGAGGTGCACCGCGAGTCGCTGGTGCCGATGGTGCTCGCGGCGGCGGCGGCGGGACGTCGCCTGCGTGACCTCCCGCTGCTCGACGCGCCGAAGGACTACGCGCTCGACGCGGCCGAGGAGGAGCTGGCCGCGCTTGGCGCGCTCGACGAGGCGGGCGCGCTCACCGCGCTCGGGCGCGAGCTCTTCCAGCAGCCCCTCGACGCGCCCCACGCGCGGCTCTTGATCGAGGCGCAGAAGGAGCCCGCGCTCCTCGGCGACGTGATCGACCTCGTCTCGGCCCTCGCGGTGGGCCGGCCTCTCTTCTCCTGGCGCCCGGAGGACCCGGCGGACGATCTCCGCGAGAGCGGCTGCGACGTGACGGCCGTCTTGCGCGCGATGCGCGAGGGCGACCCGCGCCGACACGGGCTGAACGCGTGGGTGCTCGGCGAGGCGCGGCGGAACGCGAAGCGGCTGCGGAAGGCGCACCGCGTGGACCCGGAGGAGACCCGGATCGACCGCCGCGCGCTCGCGATGCTCTTCCTCCGCGCCGACCCGCGGCTCGCCCACGTGGCTCGCCGTCGCAAGCGACGCGTGGCCTTCTCCAACGGTGGGACCGAGGTCGAGCTCGGGCGAGAGAGCGCGGCGCAGGCGGCGGAGGAGAAGCTCGAGGCGATCCTCGCCCTCGACGAGCGCGCCATCGGGGTGGGCAAGCGCGACACGCGCGTCTTCGTCACCTGCGCGATGCCGGCGCCGCTCGCCTGGCTGCGCGACGCGGGCCTCGGGCGCGACCGGCTCGCGGGCGTGAAGCTCGCGCGCCGCAAGGTCGTGGCCACCGTCGAGCGCGTCTACGCGAAGAAGGTGCTCGACGAACGCGAGGAGAGCCCAAAGGGGGCGCTCGCGCGGCGGGCCGTGGCGAAGCTGATCCTCGAGGGCCGCATGCTCCGCGGCGCGCGCCAGGCGATCGAGGAGCGGCTGACGCAGAAGGCGCTCGCGCAGCGCCTCGCCGCGGCGGGCTTCGAGGTCTCGGGCGTGCCGATCGAGGTCGACGACGCGCCCGTGCCCACGCTCGAAGATCACCTCCGCGCGCGCATCGCGGAGCTGGGGCTGGAGACGGGCGAAGACGCGCAGCTCCTGTCGGTCGACGATCTCCTGCCCGACGCGCTTCCCGAGTGGATCCGTGACCTGCTCGACGAGCGCTACCCGCGGCGCGTCGACCTCGGCGACGCGGGCTACGAGGTCGACTACGATCTCGACCGCCGACAGGTGCTGCTCCGCATGGTGCGCGGCACCCGCACGAAGCCCCCGCCGCTCTCCTACTTGCCCAAGTTCGAGGGCTTCAAGATCTGCGTCGAGACCCGCCGCGGCATGCACGTCGTGCGCGCCCGCGGATAG